GCGTGGATGATCCGCGTCGCGACCCCGTGCAGGTCGTCCGGTAGCGCGGTCAGGTCGCACTCCTGCCGGATCGTGGCGAACGATCGGCGGTAGATCTCCTGCCCGTCGGTGATGTAGTCGTAGCGCCGAGGCGGCTGGCGAAGGGAGGTCATGGGTCCTTCTCGTCTCGTGGGGAGCTCTGTGCGGCAACGACGTCCGCAGCGGTAGTGGGGTTGAGGGACAGTGTGTGCCCCCGGGCGGGGTGACCGCAGGCGCGTTCACATCCGATGACGTGGACGGGGGGTCCATCGACGTCGACGACGGAGGCCGCCTCCCGGGCGAGGTCGCGGGTGCGGGTCGTCGTCCGACCGCACGAGGGGGCGCCCGCGCACGCGGTGAGCACCGTCCACGGGGAGTCGGGGGAGGCGTCGTAGCCGGCCGCCTCGAGCTCGTCGACGTGCGCGGCCCCGCCCGGCACGACGATCGAACGCCACGGGGTGAGGCGCACCATGCCGGTGAGGGATGCCGCCATGTCGGGCGTCAGCAGCCCGAGCGGCACGAGTGCGACGAGGTCGTCCCCCAACGGCCCGGGCGCCGGCGGGGCATCGATCGCGCCGACGAAGGGGATCCCTGCCGGCAGCAGGTCCGCCCGGGCGTCCTCGGGCAGGTCGCGGACGTTCCACGTCCGGGCGTCGGCGCGCGCGGCGAGGAAGCGCCGCGCCACCTCGAGCGCCGTCGGCGCCGCCCTGCCCCGGGGGACCTGCACGCAGCGGCCGTCCACGACGACCCGGGCGGACCCCGCGTCGTCGACGATCCCGACGTCCCACGGCTCCGCGAGGACGGGACCTCCCGGCCGGGCCACCGCGAGCAGGAAGCGTCCCGGCAGCCCGGCGAGCGCCGGGTCGGCCAGGAGCGCCGCGTCGAGGTCGGCGACGAGGTCGTCGAGCCGGGCATCCGGGTCGGCGACGATGTTGCGTGCCGTGTCGTGGGGGCCGGAGGGGATCAGCCCGAGGTCGTCGATCGCGGCGATGAACTGGCGGGGGAGCGGGGTCGGCAGGCCGCGCACCTGCAGGCTGCCACGGGAAGTCAGCGTGAGGTTCGGGTCACCGAAACGTGTTGCGAGAGAAGCGATCTCGGCCAACGTCTGCGCCTCGAGCCGGCCGCCCGGCACCCGCAGCCGCACCATCGCACCGTCCTCGGCGACGAAGGGGGTGAGCAGTCCCGGGCAGCGGTCGGCGCCGCCGCGGGAGGGCACTGAGGTGGTCACGGCGCAGGAGCCTACGCGGCCGCTTCGTCGACGCCGATCGATCGACGTCGACGAGATGGCGTGGCCGTCGTGCCGCTCGCCCTGCTCGGGCCCCGTTCGCTGTGCCGGGGGTGAGGGGCGGCTATTCGTCGGGCTAGGGTGGCCCCGGCCGCACTGCGCGGAACCCGGTGCGATTCCGGGACGGTCCCGCCACTGTGAGCGACACCTCGCGAGTCAGACACGCCGGGGCGGCCGGCCCGCGCACCCGGCGCGGGTCCCTCCCTTCGACCGCGGGGCGCGGAACCCCGCTCAAGGAGCGCACGACGTGCCCACGATCGCCCTGCTGTCCACCTCCGACACCGACCTGCTCAGCGCACGCAGCGCCGGCGCCGCCGCACGGTCCGACGTCGACTTCACCGTCGCCAACCCGGCCCGCCTGGACCGGGGGCAGATCGTCGAGCGCGTCGCCGGCGCCGACGTCGTCGTCGTCCGCTACCTCGGCTCCCCGCAGGGGCTGTGGGAGGGCTTCGACGACCTGCGTTCCGCCGCAGCGCCGCTCGTCGTGCTCGGTGGGACCCAGGAGCCGGATGCGGCTCTGATGGAGCTCTCCACCGTCCCGCCCGGCACCGCCGCGGAGGCACACCGCTACCTCGCCGAAGGGGGACCGGCCAACCTGACGCAGCTGCACGCCTTCCTCTGCGACACCCTGCTGCTCACCGGGCAGGGCTTCGAGGCGCCGCAGGCGCTGCCCGCGTGGGGACTCCTCGAGCGCGAGGACCCTGCCCCGCGCACCGACGGCGGCGCCCGGCCCCGGGTCGGTGTGCTCATCTACCGGGCGCAGTACGCCGCCGGCAACACCGCGTACGCGCACGCCCTCGCCGACGCGATCGACGCCGCCGGCGGGCACGGCGAGGTCGTCCACGCCGCCTCGCTGCGCGACGCCCCCGACGGGCTCCTCGAGCACCTCGGCACCCTCGACGCCCTCGTCACCACCGTGCTCGCCGCCGGTGGCACCAAGCCCGCCACCGCCGGTGCGGGTGAGGACGACGAGGCGTGGGACGTCGAGCGGCTCGCCGCCCTGGACATCCCGATCCTGCAGGGACTGTGCCTGACGTGGAGCCGCGCCGACTGGGAGGAGTCCGACGACGGGATGAGCCCGCTCGACGTCGCCACCCAGGTCGCCGTCCCCGAGTTCGACGGGCGCCTGATCACGGTCGCGTTCTCGTTCAAGGAGTTCGACGACGAGGGGCTGCCGCACTACGTCGCCGACCCGGAGCGCGCCGCCCGCGTCGCGGGCATCGCCGTCAACCACGCGCGCCTGCGCTCCACCCCGGTCGAGCAGCGCCGGATCGCCGTCGTCCTCTCCGCCTACCCGACGAAGCACTCCCGCCTGGGCAATGCGGTCGGCCTCGACACCCCGGTCTCGACCATCCGGATGCTCCGGTCGATGCGGGAGGCCGGCTACGACCTCGGTGAGGGGTTCGTCGGCATGGACCCGCTCCCGTCGGTCGAGGGCGAGAACCCCGACACGACGTGTGGCAATGCCCTGGTCCACGAGCTCATCGCCGCCGGCGGGCAGGACGAGGAGTGGCTCACCCAGGAGCAGGTCGAGGACGCCCAGGTGCGCATCCCGGCCGAGCACTACCGGCAGTGGTTCGAGCGCTTCCCGGCCGAGCTGCGCGAGGCGATGACCGAGCACTGGGGCGAGGCGCCGGGCGAGGTCTTCGTCGACACCACCCGCGACGCCCGGGGGGAGATCGTCACCGCCGCTCTCGTGCGCGGCAACGTCGCCCTGCTCGTGCAGCCGCCGCGCGGCTTCGGGGAGAACCCGATCGCGATCTACCACGACCCCGACCTGCCACCGACGCACCACTACCTCGCGACCTACCGGTGGATCGAGGAGGACTTCGGTGCCCACGCGATCGTCCACGTCGGCAAGCACGGCAACCTCGAGTGGCTCTCCGGCAAGAACCTCGCGATGTCCGCCGCGTGCGGCACCGACGCCGCGCTGGGCACCGTGCCGCTGATCTACCCCTTCCTCGTCAACGACCCCGGTGAGGGCACCCAGGCCAAGCGCCGCGCCCACGCGACGATCGTCGACCACCTCGTCCCGCCGATGGCCCGCGCCGAGTCCTACGGCGACATCGCGCGGCTGGAGCAGCTGCTCGACGAGTACGGCAACGTCTCGGTCATGGACCCGGCGAAGGCCCCGGCGCTGCGCGGCGAGATCTGGCAGCTGATCCACGCCGCCCAGATGCACGTCGACCTCGGGCTGACGGACGTGGACCTCGACGACGCGGAGGGCTTCGACGAGCTCGTCATGCACGTCGACGGCTGGCTCTGCGAGATCAAGGACGTCCAGATCCGCGACGGGCTGCACGTCCTCGGGCAGGCGCCGCAGGGGGAGGAGCTGGTCAACCTCGTCCTGGCGGTCCTGCGCGCCGCGCAGGTCTTCTCCGGCCAGGTCGGGTCCGTGTCCGGACTGCGAGCCGCCCTCGGCCTCGCCGATGACGCCTCCTCCACCGAGACCGACGCGGTCGAAGGCAGGGCCCGTCACCTCGTCGAGGCCCTTGCCGCGGCCGACTGGTCCGCGGCGGCGGCGAGCAGCATCGTCGCGCACGCCGAACCGGGGCTCGGCGAGGCCACCGCGGCCGAGGTGACGCACGTCCTCGAGTTCGCCGCGACCCAGGTCGTGCCGCGCCTGGCCGCGACCGAGCGGGAGCTGCCGATGGTGCTGCACGCGCTCGACGGCGGGTACGTCCCCGCGGGGCCGAGCGGGTCCCCCCTTCGCGGTCTGATCAACGTGCTGCCCACCGGGCGCAACTTCTACTCCGTCGACCCCAAGGCGATCCCGTCCCGGCTGGCCTACCAGACCGGTACCGCGATGGCCGACTCACTGCTGCAGCGCTACCGCGAGGAGACCGGTGGGCTGCCCACGTCGGTGGGCCTGTCGATGTGGGGCACCTCGGCGATGCGCACCTCCGGCGACGACATCGGCGAGGTGCTCGCGCTGCTCGGCGTCACCCCGGTGTGGGACGAGCAGTCCCGCCGGGTCACCGGGCTCGAGCCGATCCCGCTGGCCGAGCTCGGGCGGCCGCGCGTGGACGTCACCGTGCGCATCTCCGGGTTCTTCCGCGATGCCTTCCCGCACGTCATCGCGCTCATCGACGACGCCGTCCAGCTGGTCGCCGGGCTGCAGGAGTCCGCCGAGGACAACCACGTGCGCGCCCACGCCGCCGACGACCTGGCCGAGCACGGCGACGAGCGACGTTCGCGCACAAGGATCTTCGGCTCCAAGCCGGGCAGCTACGGCGCCGGCATCCTGCAGGTCGTCGAGTCCGGCACCTGGCGCAGCGACGCGGACCTCGCACAGGTCTACACGCAGTGGGGTGGCTACGCCTACGGGCGCGATCTCGACGGCAAGCCCGCCGCCGAGGACATGGAGCGCACCTACCGGCGCATCCAGGTCGCGGCCAAGAACGTCGACAACCGCGAGTCCGACATCCTCGACTCCGACGACTACTTCCAGTACCACGGCGGCATGGTCGCGACCGTCCGCGCGCTGACCGGGGCGGAGCCGAAGGCCTACGTCGGGGACTCCACCTCCCCGGACGCCGTGCGCACCCGCACCCTGCAGGAGGAGACCAACCGCGTCTTCCGCTCCCGCGTGGTCAACCCGCGGTGGATCTCGG
The DNA window shown above is from Janibacter sp. A1S7 and carries:
- a CDS encoding cobalamin biosynthesis protein CobG, with product MTTSVPSRGGADRCPGLLTPFVAEDGAMVRLRVPGGRLEAQTLAEIASLATRFGDPNLTLTSRGSLQVRGLPTPLPRQFIAAIDDLGLIPSGPHDTARNIVADPDARLDDLVADLDAALLADPALAGLPGRFLLAVARPGGPVLAEPWDVGIVDDAGSARVVVDGRCVQVPRGRAAPTALEVARRFLAARADARTWNVRDLPEDARADLLPAGIPFVGAIDAPPAPGPLGDDLVALVPLGLLTPDMAASLTGMVRLTPWRSIVVPGGAAHVDELEAAGYDASPDSPWTVLTACAGAPSCGRTTTRTRDLAREAASVVDVDGPPVHVIGCERACGHPARGHTLSLNPTTAADVVAAQSSPRDEKDP
- the cobN gene encoding cobaltochelatase subunit CobN, with translation MPTIALLSTSDTDLLSARSAGAAARSDVDFTVANPARLDRGQIVERVAGADVVVVRYLGSPQGLWEGFDDLRSAAAPLVVLGGTQEPDAALMELSTVPPGTAAEAHRYLAEGGPANLTQLHAFLCDTLLLTGQGFEAPQALPAWGLLEREDPAPRTDGGARPRVGVLIYRAQYAAGNTAYAHALADAIDAAGGHGEVVHAASLRDAPDGLLEHLGTLDALVTTVLAAGGTKPATAGAGEDDEAWDVERLAALDIPILQGLCLTWSRADWEESDDGMSPLDVATQVAVPEFDGRLITVAFSFKEFDDEGLPHYVADPERAARVAGIAVNHARLRSTPVEQRRIAVVLSAYPTKHSRLGNAVGLDTPVSTIRMLRSMREAGYDLGEGFVGMDPLPSVEGENPDTTCGNALVHELIAAGGQDEEWLTQEQVEDAQVRIPAEHYRQWFERFPAELREAMTEHWGEAPGEVFVDTTRDARGEIVTAALVRGNVALLVQPPRGFGENPIAIYHDPDLPPTHHYLATYRWIEEDFGAHAIVHVGKHGNLEWLSGKNLAMSAACGTDAALGTVPLIYPFLVNDPGEGTQAKRRAHATIVDHLVPPMARAESYGDIARLEQLLDEYGNVSVMDPAKAPALRGEIWQLIHAAQMHVDLGLTDVDLDDAEGFDELVMHVDGWLCEIKDVQIRDGLHVLGQAPQGEELVNLVLAVLRAAQVFSGQVGSVSGLRAALGLADDASSTETDAVEGRARHLVEALAAADWSAAAASSIVAHAEPGLGEATAAEVTHVLEFAATQVVPRLAATERELPMVLHALDGGYVPAGPSGSPLRGLINVLPTGRNFYSVDPKAIPSRLAYQTGTAMADSLLQRYREETGGLPTSVGLSMWGTSAMRTSGDDIGEVLALLGVTPVWDEQSRRVTGLEPIPLAELGRPRVDVTVRISGFFRDAFPHVIALIDDAVQLVAGLQESAEDNHVRAHAADDLAEHGDERRSRTRIFGSKPGSYGAGILQVVESGTWRSDADLAQVYTQWGGYAYGRDLDGKPAAEDMERTYRRIQVAAKNVDNRESDILDSDDYFQYHGGMVATVRALTGAEPKAYVGDSTSPDAVRTRTLQEETNRVFRSRVVNPRWISAMQRHGYKGAFELAATVDYLFGFDATAGVVHDWMYDRIAQDYVLDEANQQFMRRANPWALRGIVEKLTEAADRGLWEEPDPEVVRQMQQVYLDIEGDLEEDE